The Acidimicrobiales bacterium genome includes the window AGGTGCTCGCCCTCGGCGTGATGGTCCTCGGCCTCTTCATCCTCAGCACCTCGCCGCTCATCGATCAGAGCGAGGCCCACGAGCGCCTCTCCGCGCCGGAGCACGCCCTCGGCCACGCCGCGGCCGGAGGGGGCGCGTGAGCCCGACGACGCCCGCCCGCGCCCGCTTCCGGCGCGATGCGCCGAACCCGAGTGCGCCCGAGATCCCCGTCCCGTCGCAGGCCGGCTCCTACGACGCCTGGGAGGCGGTGAAGGAGCGGATCGCCGACGGCGTCGCGCTGGCGGGCATCGACGCCGGCACCGCCCGCCTTATCACCAACCCGGAGCGCATCCTCGAGGTCGCGGTGCCGATCCGCCGGGACGACGGGACGATCGAGGTGTACACCGGCTGGCGCATCCACCACGACACGAGCCGTGGCCCCGGCAAGGGCGGGATCCGCTTCCACCCCGACGTCGACGTGCACGAGGTCACCGCGCTCGCGGCGGACATGACGATCAAGTGCGCGGTCGTCGACATCCCCTTCGGCGGCGCGAAGGGGGGGGTGCGCATCGACCCCGGCACCCTCTCGCTGAGCGAGCTCGAACGGCTGACGCGCCGCTACACCTTCGACGTCGCGACGATCCTCGGCCCCGACCGCGACGTCCCCGCCCCGGACGTGAACACCGACGCGCGGGTGATGGCGTGGGTGATGGACACGATCTCGATGATCCAGGGGCGCTCCACGCCGGGGGTGGTCACCGGCAAGCCGATCGCCCTTGGCGGCAGCCACGGTCACGTCGGTGCGACCTCGACGGGCGTGACGATCTGCACGAAGGCGCTCTTCTCCGAGCTCGGCATGGAGCTCACCGGGGCGCGTGCCGTCGTCCAGGGCTACGGGAAGGTCGGCGGCCCCCTCGTCTACCTGCTCACCTCGCTCGGGATGCGGGTGATCGCGGTGGCCGACGTGCAGGGCGCCGTCCACAACCCCGCGGGGCTCGACCCCGCCGCCCTCTC containing:
- a CDS encoding Glu/Leu/Phe/Val dehydrogenase; its protein translation is MSPTTPARARFRRDAPNPSAPEIPVPSQAGSYDAWEAVKERIADGVALAGIDAGTARLITNPERILEVAVPIRRDDGTIEVYTGWRIHHDTSRGPGKGGIRFHPDVDVHEVTALAADMTIKCAVVDIPFGGAKGGVRIDPGTLSLSELERLTRRYTFDVATILGPDRDVPAPDVNTDARVMAWVMDTISMIQGRSTPGVVTGKPIALGGSHGHVGATSTGVTICTKALFSELGMELTGARAVVQGYGKVGGPLVYLLTSLGMRVIAVADVQGAVHNPAGLDPAALSEHVARTGTVAGFPTADPLAREAIFALECELAVPAALGGVITAEVAEHFGAKVLIEAANGPTVPAADPVLERRGIVVVPDVLANAGGVMASYFEWAQDREGFAWEADVVAARLTRMMTKAFDDTYRRADELKVTLRRAAVALGLERVAEATSLRGLFP